The sequence below is a genomic window from Cicer arietinum cultivar CDC Frontier isolate Library 1 chromosome 6, Cicar.CDCFrontier_v2.0, whole genome shotgun sequence.
CATTTACAGTTTGCAAGAAAAATAATTGGAGCTACCAATGATATGAATTAAATAGCTAACAATCACTATCAAAATTCTTTTAAGTAACATCCTAATTTTGTAGCTTCTTGCTTCAAATTGTCACTTTCAAAGGCAAGAAGAGCATTTTCACCAGCTTCTTCACTAGAACACTGCAAAGTTAACTGTTGACAATTTCTCTTAACATGATTAGCACCTGAAATAGATTCTTGGAAACCATTGACAGACCTATTACTCCGAGTTTCATCGTTGTCGTCTTGTATCCGAGCTCGAGAAAGATATTCGATTGAATTATCAGGATTAGAATGATCACAGCCTTCTTCAATATTTATAACCAAATCCCTCTTCTTAAAACTTGAATTTCTCTTGTTGAAGCAAATACTTCCCCATTGAATTCTCTCAGAGAAGGATTTCCTTCCTGTACTTTCTTTGTCAGTTGAAACTCTCTTCGAGTCTTTTTGAGCATCTGCTTCAGTCGCATAATTCCACTCATATCCGCAATTGTAATTATTCATGTTCAATTCAATGGAATGAAGATCGCTGTTTTCCTCGTCTGCATCCTCGTCTGAGTCACTATATCCTTCATGCTCTACATCTCCAACATTGAAATCATTCACTTTCGCTGCATTTTGCAATCCCTGACAAATGTTGTTGAAATAAGACTCGAGATCATTGAATTTTGTACACTCTTGAGAAAcatcttcattttcttcatctCTAGTTCTCATAAAGTCCTCAAGCTCATTTCTCAGCTTGTCTAACAAATCGTTTTTCTCCTCGAATTGATATTTAGCCTCTGAAAGCTTCATTTGTACTCTCTCCTCGCGCAAAACATCTGCTAACTGAAGCATTTCCCTCTCCTTTTCAACCTCTTCGCGAACTTTAACTGACTCCTTTTTCAGTTCCTCCACCTGCGCCTTATCTTCCCCGATACCTCTAGCTAGTTCATCGCAAATTTGTTCCAATATCTCTTTCGCACGTTTCTCCCTTTTGAGCTCTTTGCATACTTTTAAGTGTGAAGTTTTAACACTCGCCATTTCTATGGCAATCTTCTTATTCAACCGTTCCGTTTGCTTTCTTAATTTCTTCTCCACCTTAAACTCTTCGGCTACATTTTTAACGGCTTCATGaatcttttctctttcttttcttttccatgCAGCCTTTTCTTCTGCAAAACTCTTCACCAAATACTCAATATCGTTCTGGTTTGAGTTCGTGCGCTCTTCTTGGATTAGTTTATCGATTAGGCAGCAGACCCGATCAAGCTCACTTCCGAGAGCCAAAACGAGAGGCATGGTTGATGACAACCTCTCTCGAAGACACATTTGATTTAAAACCTTAAGAAGCTTCTTCGATGTAGATAGGCCACTTCTAGCTTCCTTCAGACGGCTCTTAACTCCAACCACGCATTTGCCACAATTTTTCTGCATTTCATGTTTTAAATGTAGTTCAGTTCTATGCTTTACAACcaccaaaataataaaaagattaagATGCCATTTAGTgcaatgaaattttaaattaatcaatcaGATCTACTTAATTTTTTTGCCTGCTGTTACAGTAAACCGTGTACAAgaaattttttactatttcagAGTGAATACTAATGATAGTTTGATCTGAAATGTTTGTACTCCATATAGattctaataaataattgaaactaAATAATTTCATACTAGTATAATTTCATATGTTATAATAATTTCATACTATTTGGAGTGTCAAGTACCATTATTATAACCCATCTTCCTTTTCATCTACAAATAAACCCCCCAAATTttgaaactaaataaaaaaggtTAAATAGCTAGGATGATAATTATGAAAATGTTGGACCAATAACATTTCTAATTTAGTATGAAAATTTACTATAAGCACTCTACCTCAATCAAAGTGGCATTTCTATGACCATCCACACCCAAATGAAGTGGATGAGATAACCCTGATACAGTTCTTCTATAGCCATCACCTTCAAATCCTTTCATTCTCTGCataaccaaaaacaaaaacaaaaagcaTAAAGCTTCATACAAGACCCAATGGcccaatataaataaaaaggtaaACTTTATTATAGGAATTTACCTCTGAAGTAGGACTATTAGATGGATCTGACAAAAGTGATTTCAACAAGCCTGATCTAGAAAAGCTAGCACCTTTTTCTCTGCTTCTTAAAGTTGTTTCCTTGCAACTTCTCATTTGTTCAAATTCAAAATCCTTGTTGGAAGGATGCAAATCATTGATTTCCCACAAAGTAGCAGCAAGTTTTCTAGCTGAGACAGAAAACTCCTCTTTTTCATTAGAGGGTAACCCAAAACCAGAAGAATGCAAAGTTTTTGTCTTTGTGAGTTGAGTAGTATCCATAGAAGGTGAAGTTGTGTTAGTCTTCCACGTGGGAACAGGGGTGGTAGACCCTCCTTTCTTTCCAACAAAAATAGCTCTTTTGAATCTGTATCTTCTCAtcaaagaagatgaagatgaagaggaGGAACAGTTTCTCTTCCTGGTTTTGTTGTGTGAATTCTCTTTGAGGCCTTCTTTAAGATATTTTGTCTGATTTTGACACAATGGCATGGTGCTGAAAATTGTGTAATGGAGAAACTTGTGAAATTTTCACCTTCTTTTTATGTCAATGCTTTTTTGGTATATAATAAAGATTTGATGAATTTAGAAAAGTGGGTCATGAAagatccttcttcttcttctactatgttactttttatcttcttttatgAATGTTTAGAGGAGTGAAGAAAGTTGGAACATGACAAAAAATGGAAAGATATGTTTTTGATATGGAAAGAAAGAGAAACTACATGGGTTGTGTTGAGAGAAGTGTTGTGAGAGGGAAAGGGAAAGGGAGAGAAATTGGTGACTTTTTTTGGTGCAAAGTAAAGAGAAATCTTGTGAAGGGGAAAGGGTGGACACAGTTTTTAGTTTACTGGTGTGAAAGTCCCTTAAAAAGAAGGGAAAAGGGAGGATGTGGCAGACACGTGAGGGGCAGGTGTATTCAATTAGGGACATGCATGTGTTTCAAGGTTCAAAGAAACGTCCATCCATACTAACACCATGTGGTGTGAGTGTGTgtataaatgaatattgatataAGAAGGTGGGCCATGTAGATAAGTCttttataatcattttaaagattaatgacgattaataatattctttataaatataatttaacaattttttttatttttagaattgaaatagtaatttaatttacattggtccaaaatgaattaatttttcagagaaatatttattttttatattgatatcaattgaattatttttttaatcataaaaataaaaaagactatcaaattatatttttaaatagtattattgatcatcattaatattttggattaattttaaacattagtttatcataatatatgtatataaatatattattgatttgATTCTTTGCATTGCATTGATTCATTTCCACACAACGTAATACTATATgctattaaatatttcatttgaataaaaataattaaattatttaattatttcacataaattttaaaaaaatattaatacaaaaaaaataatacttttattaaattaatttttataaagtatTGATCTTTATACTATTACCATTAATTAAAGTAAAGGGTACGTAACACAAAGGGGAAAAAAGTAATGTTAGgtagaaataaattatttattttgaaataaatattttttataaatagattaaTTATTGTGAGACAGAACAAGTAGTATACATAGACCAATAGTAATTGAGTGTAGCAAAATAGATTAAACTCTTGTAATATGTTAAATctatattcaaattttttataagagaaatatttatatttagtgtCTGACATACATTGAATAAGATTGCGAAATAGATTAACTCTTATAAtatgttaaatttatattcaaattttttataagagatatatttatatttagttattaattatctaataaattaaaattaattaaattattttaaaaataaaaatattaataataaattaaaataaaatacattattaaattataaattaattttatattttcattattattataattataattaaaataattaaattatattataaatttcaaaaaaaatacattaaaattaaaaaaaaaatacataaaatttgttgcaaaagataataataacaattaaacaaaaggaatattatattaataacatgaaaatgaaacGAAATACATTATATTAAcgataaaaatacatcatatttgagaagaagaaaaaaacatcaaatttatatcaataatgTCCACTTAAATGACCTTCAGTTCCACATCTAGGAtgtcgtcgaactcgtctagctctCTGAATGAGTTGAGGTTCTTCCGGTTCATCCtgattttaatcatttttctcAATGTAAGTTGCAtgtggattagaaccactaccaCCTGCTTCCATAAAATTTTGAGGTTGAGGATTATACATCGAATCAAACACATCATAAgccgactcaggagttgtgcacTGAGTTCCAAACAAGTTATAGAAAAAGCCCATGTTCTGTCGGATAACCATGGGTTGATATTTCTGACACCGACGGAACGTAATACCGAGTCGGTGGTGGATCATAACATAGAACTTCAATAAGGACGTGTAGGTGAGGTGATAATAAAGACGGTACTGTcgtgttttgttgttgtggagTTGATTGGGAGGTCGATTGCACATGAGGATATGACGACGGTTGTAAACGGGAATCATGGAGATATTGTtctacatatataaataatttggtgtGTTGTATAAATCAAACCATATATTTTGTGCTATGACATAAAACACCTACCTTGTACAATGTTACCTTGCAACATGTAATATTGTGCTATGACACAAAACATCTTGTACGATGTTATCTtgtatgatgtatttttatcgtcaatttaatgtatttcgtttcattttcatgttattaatataattttctttgtatttaattgttattattattttttgcaacaaatttgatgttttttttttattttaatgtattttttttgaaatttataatataatttaatcagtttaatttaatcaatttaattataattatttttaattaaaattataataattatttattataattaaattataataattatttattgtaattaaaattataataattatttattataattaaaattataataataattatttattataataataataataaaaaaatataaaattaatttataatttattaatatattttattttaatttattattaatatattttattttttaaataatttaattaattttaatttattaaataattaataacaaatattaaaaaaaaatctagttgGGATTATCCTATAAcagtttaaaaattatttctttaacTAGTCAGTTTCTGAAAAAACGACTttctacttaaaaaaataataataataagaaactCGCattaatactttaaaaaatagagattttaaaaataaaaaaaaaatataaaaagccTAGTTCTTATCCTTCATCTCATGTTCCTCAAATCTGTCATCACTTCATCTATATCACCATTTTCCTCTTGTCATTAGTCCTCGAagacatttaattattttatctaatcTAATAAGAAGATCAATCCTAACAATTATGTTGACACACTTAATTCCAAGATGATTAATCATTGTCACGTGTATGTGTATGTATTGATGCATTGAATGCTGAATTATTAGTGATCTCAAAGGGTAATAAACATATGAATGATGCTTTgtcagaagaaaaagaaaaacatatgaATCATGAATTGTCTTCATTATTTTGTGGACAGCAAAACCAAGGTATTAACCAAAACCAATGGGGGTGAATAACCCCTCCATTCATCCTAACAAACCGGTTGCACTACTTGTTACAATTATTTGGCTTTCATACGGTCATTCAAActatcttatttttaatttaattataattataattttaatcttttatttttattaatttataaaattcatttttttattttaaaattttataattttgattttttattagattttttaatttaaaaataataatataacatattttaaatgacattgTATATGATAACataatattaaaagattaatacttatgaaattgtaataaaaaaatttaaaaatttaattttaacttctaaaattatttatttttataattcaattaagaatatataattaattaatgcatctagatagttataaattataacatcatatatcacatcatttaaaatatattaaattattatttattttttcaattaaaaaaatgaacgaAAGCTCAACACTATCAAATTTATCATTAATTAGATCAAAActgtaattatttaaataaaaaattaaagattttgtATTTGGATAAAATAGAACTAATCTATAACATACAATTAAAAATGAGAACTTGATCCTAATTCtaatgattcaaatttataatagaATGTATGACTATACCTAAATTAGAGTGGCTTCTAAGATGACAACAGAGTATATCGCTATTtgaatatcatttaaaaatataacaacgACCATTCTAACTAACTAAAAgtttataatattacatattaatGTAAATGAAATGGTGATTCAATCAATATTGAGTTGacaaataacaacaacaaaaaattaatatttgtatcACAAATcgcaatttatatatatgttctattattttaattaaatcataaataatcattttattatcTCCATCGTAAACATGTGACTGAAGGACTTTGGATTTCTATTGAAAGATAGTTAccaaaattttgattaattttcatTGTATATCACATTTTATACTTCTTCTTAAAATCACtttgatttgtttaaatttaaattagatacaattataatataattacatatatatatcGATCGTCCGATCGAAAATAttagataatttatattttaaaattaattttaattttattattttaaaattaaatattaaacttaaaatttaaatcgtCTTATATTATTCACACGATAAGataattctaaatttatatccGAGTGAGGGTCAAAACAATTTGAAAGAATGGAATAATTATTGAGGTAGCTGTCTAATCTAATGTATATCTCTTAATTAGAATTCCCAATCAATCGTATCAAGAAGTTACGGCTTCCTTGGAACACACAACGAACACAGAAGAGAAGGACACCTGGTGGGGGCCCCTAACAAACGGCTCAATATGTATTTTAGAAAATCCAATGGTCATTAAGGAATTAACAGTAGTAGCTGTTGTTATATGAGGGCCCCACCAAAGTTTGttattaatattgttttcaTTTGAAATGGGAACATACGGTGTGGTTTCATAAGGACATTTGGCCGTTATGTCTGGAAGTATATGCGGCAATATGCACGGATTTTGTATTAATAacaatgttttatgttttagctTTGTTCATGGGGCATGTAGCTTTTATTGCTTATTACATTCCTGTTTGCCATGTTGATATTGCCTAATGTTAAGATCCATTGTATCTgttcagatatatatatatatacctgcAAGGACAGAATTGAAGAAAGCTTTTTGTAGGGGAAGGAAAATTGGTATATGTTATGTCCCAACTGAGTTTTCTTCAAAGCTAATTGAATTTGTGGATTGGCTTGAAATTGGTTGTTGGCAATAGTGTATGTGATTTGGGAGAGACTGatttcaatatataaaaattatttgatattttaaagataattgATAATGTTTCTGATATGTATAAGTTTATAGTCTTTTGATCTGATTTGTTTTTATGTTCACAGTACATATATTTACACATAAAAATATCACTAATTTTAATACTTTCTTTTTACAAGGCATTCAATATGAAATTGCCGAGACCTTCGGTTCAATTGAAAAATTAGTGAAGAATCAATAGAGTAAGGTGGAACATTTTACGGCAGGGGTTAAAATTGGATGGTTAGTAAGAAATCATTGAAATTTAAGTCATGTTTTCAATTATGGTTGTTAAAAATTGAAtgatagagactaaaattacatttttttaaatatattttagattttttttaatagataaaatgatataattatacataaaacataaatataattgtgaaattttaaatttaaatttgagatatGATATTCAAACTAACAATATCAGTATTTCAATTAAACTAAAACTTAAGAACTATTACAGATTGACTTTAATTGAGAAATCAAAATTACATTTAACCttcatataattataatttatgcaAATGTCAACAAAGAATATTACTAgtatagaatattttattattttttgtttgataatCTAGTGGCCTCCTCCTCTTATTCTATTCTCCTTTCTCTTGATCTTGAtggttcttcattttttttaccaaagtaGAGTGATTTAATGCTAACTTTATTTGAAATCACACATCTTAATCATTTCTTGTTCTCTTgtatttaaataagtgattttcacacatatttcatttttctttcgattttttGATTTCGTTCTCTTTGTGCGATAATGATGTTTCcatttaaatgaatgaataacatttttaattaaaaaaaaatattaatatagtgCACGTCCT
It includes:
- the LOC101500564 gene encoding uncharacterized protein At5g41620-like, producing the protein MPLCQNQTKYLKEGLKENSHNKTRKRNCSSSSSSSSLMRRYRFKRAIFVGKKGGSTTPVPTWKTNTTSPSMDTTQLTKTKTLHSSGFGLPSNEKEEFSVSARKLAATLWEINDLHPSNKDFEFEQMRSCKETTLRSREKGASFSRSGLLKSLLSDPSNSPTSERMKGFEGDGYRRTVSGLSHPLHLGVDGHRNATLIEKNCGKCVVGVKSRLKEARSGLSTSKKLLKVLNQMCLRERLSSTMPLVLALGSELDRVCCLIDKLIQEERTNSNQNDIEYLVKSFAEEKAAWKRKEREKIHEAVKNVAEEFKVEKKLRKQTERLNKKIAIEMASVKTSHLKVCKELKREKRAKEILEQICDELARGIGEDKAQVEELKKESVKVREEVEKEREMLQLADVLREERVQMKLSEAKYQFEEKNDLLDKLRNELEDFMRTRDEENEDVSQECTKFNDLESYFNNICQGLQNAAKVNDFNVGDVEHEGYSDSDEDADEENSDLHSIELNMNNYNCGYEWNYATEADAQKDSKRVSTDKESTGRKSFSERIQWGSICFNKRNSSFKKRDLVINIEEGCDHSNPDNSIEYLSRARIQDDNDETRSNRSVNGFQESISGANHVKRNCQQLTLQCSSEEAGENALLAFESDNLKQEATKLGCYLKEF